Genomic DNA from Bacteroidota bacterium:
TTTGAAAAAAACCAGCCAAAACAACCGCCACAAGAAAAGCATCATAGGATTGTAACTGATTAATTGCCGCTAATACTATTACTGTTAATCCAGCTGCAGGGCCACTAACACTTAATGGAGAATGACTGTATAAGCCTACTACTATACCACCTATTATACCTGAAATAATTCCAGAAAACAATGGAGCTCCAGAAGCAAGAGCAATTCCTAGACACAAAGGCAGTGCTACAAGGAACACTACAAGTGAAGAAGGCAAATCATATTTAAAATTGGATAACATTCCCAGTTCTTTGGGATCAGGCATTTTTTGAGCCATGAAAAAAATAATTAAATTGTTTTTTATAAATGATAGCAAAGCTACTATTAATTATAGTACTATACAAACTGTTTCTCTATTTAACATAAAAATCAACAAAAATCGCTAATTTTTACTGCATAAAAATTGATATTCTTCTTTAAATTAATTACCTTAATAATTCATTTTTTCCTATTAATTTAATTAAAAAATAATAAACAACTATTTGCATTTTATATAGTAGGAAAAAACGACAGGTTGGAGGAAAACCAATAATAATATTGACTTAATATAATTTTGTTCCTTATTTATTGATGGTTAATATTTAAAAATAGCAAGTTATATTAAAGTTATTATTAACAAGGTGTTTGATTAAAATCACCAAAGTCTTGATTATTAATCTTTATTTTTGTAACTTATTAACATAAAATTTGTTCATAAGGAACAATACTAGTTCATAACTAAATATAAATAAAGCTTGTAATTAAGGATTATTATATTGCTTATAAATTGTTTTTAAATGTTAAAATATAAAGCATAAAAGTTTGCCTTTAATAGTTGGGTATTTATTAACACCGGTTGTTGTTGCTATTTGAAATTATTATGCATTATAAAGTTAATCAACACAATGTTCATATCTTAATATTAATCTAATTTTCATCGGTTTATAAAAATATTTTTGTTAATTACCTGTTATTAATATTTGATATCTGATATAAACTAAATTAAACGTAAAAAGATTAAAACAAAACTAACACGATAATAATAATAACAAATAATTATTAAAATTTATACTATATATAAATGGATACTTTGAATATTGAGAAAGGATACTTGGATTTTGAAATAGATTCTTGCGTAGATTTGTTTGATGAAATCGAAAAACTCAAGAAGGAAAAAAATGCAGTTATACTTGCTCATTATTACCAGGATGCCGATATTCAGGATATTGCAGATTATATTGGCGATAGCCTTGGTTTATCCCAACAAGCGGCCAAAACCAATGCAGATATAATTGTTTTTGCAGGTGTACATTTTATGGCCGAAACGGCAAAAATTCTTTCACCTGGAAAAAAGGTGTTATTGCCCGATTTAAACGCAGGATGTTCCCTTGCCGATAGTTGTGAACCAGTAAAATTCGCTGCCTTTAAAGCACTCCATCCTGATCATGTTGTAATTTCATATGTTAATTGTTCAGCTGAAATTAAAGCACTTACAGATATTGTTTGTACCTCCAGCAATGCTGTTCAAATTGTACAGAGTGTGCCACTAGATAAAAAAATAATTTTTGCCCCTGATAAAAACCTTGGCAGATATATTCAAAAACAAACCGGCCGGGAAATGGTTTTATGGGACGGGGCTTGTATGGTTCATGAAATATTTTCCCTTGAAAAAATAACACGATTGATGGTTAATAATCCCAATGCAAAACTTATTGCCCATCCTGAATGTGAAGAAGCAGTATTGGAGCATGCTCATTTCATTGGTTCAACTACTGCTCTTTTAAACTATGCAATTAATGATGAATGCATGGAGTTTATAGTGGCTACGGAAACAGGAATTTTGCACCAAATGATAAAAGCAGCTCCTCATAAAACATTTATACCTGCACCTCCTAATAATTCCTGTGCTTGTAATGATTGCCCTCATATGAAGTTAAATACACTTGAAAAGGTATATTTATGTTTAAAATATGAACTTCCTGAAATAATTATTGATAATGCTATTCAAAAGAAGGCAGAAATTTGCATTAAAAGAATGTTAAAAATATCTGAAAACCATGGATTATAATTTTAATTACACCAATTATTACCTGAAATTATTTGTATTAATAATTTTTACTTTTTCATTTGTTCCACTTTCGGCCCAAAACCAAATAAACCCAGAAGGCTATAATAAGTTTTATTTTGAAGATGGAACCCTTGCAAGTGAAGGAAATATGGTAAAAGGTAAGCCAGAAGGATATTGGAAAACATATTATAATAGCGGTATTATTAAATCAGAAGGAAACAGGAAAAATTTTGAATTGGATAGTGTTTGGAAGTTTTATGATGAAACCGGTAAAATTAAAAATGAAATAAATTATGTGGAAGGTAAAAAAGACGGACGCTCAATAAATTACAATAAAGATGAAATTATTATTTCTGAAGAAAACTTTATTAACAATCAAATGCAAGGTTTTAGTAAATATTTTTATGATTCAGGCGAACTTAAATTTAAAACTAATTTTATTGATAGCAGAGAAGAGGGGGAGGGTTTTGAATATGCCAAAGATGGAAGCCTTATAACTATTTTGGAATATAAAAGAGGTTATATTTCCAGACAGGAAAAAATTAACCGAAAAGACAAGAATGGATTAAAGCAAGGTGTTTGGAAGGATTTTTATGAAACAGGAGCAATAAAAACCGAAGGCAGGTATGTAAATGATAAAAAAAATGGATATTTTAAGCAGTATGATTTAAACGGAAATCTAAAAATCACTATTAAATATTTAGAAGATATTGTTCAGGAGGAACCTGATGAATTAAAACCTGCAGATGTACAGGTAAAATATTATAAAAATGGAAAACCAAAATCCATTGGCAATTATAAAAATAACAAGCCAGAAGGAATACACAGAGAATATGCCCTTGACGGAAGTATAACCTCCTCAAAAATTTATACCGATGGAATTATTACCGGTGATGGTATTATTGATGAGGCAGGAGTTAAACAAGGTGACTGGAAAGAGTTTTATCCAGAAGGAATATTGAGATCCCAGGGGAAATACCTTGATGGTAA
This window encodes:
- the nadA gene encoding quinolinate synthase NadA encodes the protein MDTLNIEKGYLDFEIDSCVDLFDEIEKLKKEKNAVILAHYYQDADIQDIADYIGDSLGLSQQAAKTNADIIVFAGVHFMAETAKILSPGKKVLLPDLNAGCSLADSCEPVKFAAFKALHPDHVVISYVNCSAEIKALTDIVCTSSNAVQIVQSVPLDKKIIFAPDKNLGRYIQKQTGREMVLWDGACMVHEIFSLEKITRLMVNNPNAKLIAHPECEEAVLEHAHFIGSTTALLNYAINDECMEFIVATETGILHQMIKAAPHKTFIPAPPNNSCACNDCPHMKLNTLEKVYLCLKYELPEIIIDNAIQKKAEICIKRMLKISENHGL